From Streptomyces sp. CMB-StM0423, a single genomic window includes:
- a CDS encoding LLM class flavin-dependent oxidoreductase, with protein MAAQLHLSAALDDATPDHRPAGAGGAQPPPPYARWTRLVHLAEQGGLDFVTLDGAGGPGRLDVLAVLARAAGATSRIGLVPAVTALPAGRFAPLTSAAARIAVDGRAGWLVRTALPGEGPFGTQPHGRGTYAAGAGRHPAARRPLSAARLRRPHRPPVAVVLDVHGPDRRWLQAARHADVVLLDAEHPAAAQVCRAALKHQAAAAGRDPHALRVLLRLGVDLGRGGGRGLRPRAETLHFAGPPAELAGLLAEWHAEGVADGFHLLPAHAATDLLAVVYGLVPKLRERGVFRSGYRGRTLREHLAPTA; from the coding sequence ATGGCCGCCCAGCTCCACCTCTCCGCAGCCCTCGACGACGCGACCCCCGACCACCGCCCCGCCGGGGCGGGCGGGGCGCAACCCCCGCCGCCGTACGCGCGCTGGACCCGGCTGGTGCACCTGGCCGAGCAGGGCGGTCTCGACTTCGTCACGCTCGACGGCGCGGGCGGTCCCGGGCGGCTCGACGTACTGGCCGTGCTCGCCCGGGCGGCCGGCGCCACCAGCCGCATCGGGCTCGTCCCGGCCGTCACGGCGCTGCCCGCGGGGCGGTTCGCGCCGCTGACGTCCGCGGCGGCGCGTATCGCCGTCGACGGCAGGGCCGGCTGGCTGGTACGGACCGCGCTGCCCGGCGAGGGCCCGTTCGGCACGCAGCCGCACGGCCGCGGCACGTACGCCGCCGGGGCCGGCCGGCACCCCGCCGCCCGCCGGCCCCTGTCCGCCGCCCGGCTGCGCCGGCCGCACCGGCCGCCGGTGGCGGTGGTGCTCGACGTGCACGGTCCCGACCGGCGCTGGCTGCAGGCCGCCCGGCACGCCGACGTGGTGCTCCTGGACGCCGAGCACCCCGCCGCCGCCCAGGTGTGCCGCGCGGCGCTCAAGCACCAGGCGGCGGCCGCGGGCCGCGATCCGCACGCCCTGCGGGTGCTGCTGCGCCTCGGGGTCGACCTCGGCCGGGGCGGCGGGCGCGGGCTGCGGCCGCGGGCGGAGACGCTGCACTTCGCCGGGCCGCCTGCCGAACTGGCCGGGCTGCTGGCGGAGTGGCACGCGGAGGGGGTGGCCGACGGATTCCACCTGCTGCCGGCGCACGCGGCCACCGATCTGCTCGCGGTCGTGTACGGGCTGGTGCCGAAGCTGCGCGAGCGCGGGGTGTTCCGCTCCGGCTACCGCGGGCGGACGCTCCGCGAGCACCTGGCACCGACCGCCTGA
- a CDS encoding LacI family DNA-binding transcriptional regulator encodes MREDDDVDGRVTLAEVATQAGVSLSTVSKVLNGRSDVSRPTRTKVEQLLETHGYRRRAQAAPQAPLIELVFHELESVWAMELIRGVENVAKQNHASVVLTESGTRHAPDPDWIEGVLRRRPLGVVLVFSTLPDRVKKQLRSRAIPFVIVDPAGDPEPDVPSVGSANWSGGMAATRHLIERGHRRIAIITGPEDMMCSLARLDGYRSAMAMAGLDVDPAQVRFGDFHVQGGFDHAMELLDGPGRPTAVFAGSDLQALGVLEAARLKGLSVPDELSVVGYDDVPLAQWSSPALTTVHQPLRQMAEEAAQMLLRPREPGKGALRMELATRLVVRQSTAPPAEPPAGP; translated from the coding sequence ATGCGTGAAGACGACGACGTGGACGGCCGTGTGACCCTGGCCGAGGTGGCGACTCAGGCCGGGGTGTCCCTCTCGACGGTTTCGAAAGTTCTCAACGGACGGTCCGATGTCTCTCGGCCCACGCGCACGAAAGTCGAGCAACTGCTGGAGACCCACGGCTACCGCCGCCGGGCCCAGGCCGCCCCGCAGGCGCCGCTCATCGAGCTGGTCTTCCACGAGCTGGAGAGCGTCTGGGCGATGGAGCTGATCCGCGGCGTGGAGAACGTCGCCAAGCAGAACCACGCGAGCGTCGTCCTCACCGAGAGCGGTACGCGGCACGCGCCGGACCCCGACTGGATCGAGGGCGTCCTGCGGCGCCGCCCGCTGGGCGTGGTGCTGGTCTTCTCCACGCTGCCGGACCGGGTGAAGAAGCAACTGCGCTCGCGCGCCATCCCGTTCGTCATCGTCGACCCGGCGGGCGACCCCGAGCCCGACGTGCCCTCCGTCGGCTCCGCCAACTGGTCCGGCGGCATGGCCGCCACCCGCCACCTCATCGAGCGCGGCCACCGGCGGATCGCCATCATCACCGGCCCCGAGGACATGATGTGCTCCCTCGCCCGGCTCGACGGCTACCGGTCGGCGATGGCCATGGCCGGCCTCGACGTCGACCCGGCGCAGGTCCGCTTCGGCGACTTCCACGTCCAGGGCGGCTTCGACCACGCCATGGAGCTGCTCGACGGGCCCGGCCGGCCCACCGCCGTGTTCGCCGGCAGCGACCTCCAGGCGCTCGGGGTGCTGGAGGCGGCCCGGCTGAAGGGGCTGAGCGTGCCGGACGAGCTGTCCGTCGTCGGCTACGACGACGTGCCCCTGGCCCAGTGGTCCAGCCCCGCGCTCACCACCGTCCACCAGCCGCTGCGGCAGATGGCGGAGGAGGCGGCGCAGATGCTGCTGCGCCCGCGCGAGCCCGGCAAGGGGGCGCTGCGCATGGAGCTGGCCACCCGGCTGGTGGTACGGCAGAGCACGGCGCCGCCCGCGGAGCCGCCGGCCGGCCCGTAG
- a CDS encoding PQQ-dependent sugar dehydrogenase: MRVRTISAIAAGFCLAVSGVALSAASADPPAKAGQAAVELTPVAEAKNPSAGTAGPGDSVWIAERAGTVRVLTDSGLGEPVLDISDDTTTDGERGLLGIAFDPEFAHFYVSFTDREGTSTVDEFAVADGEPDPGSRRTVLTQEQPYSNHNGGQIAFGPDGMLYIALGDGGAGGDPHDYGQNLNTLLGKLLRIDPGGGDPYAIPEDNPFVDDADARDEIWAYGLRNPWRFSFDAETGDLWIGDVGQNRVEEIDYAPAGSPGGENYGWGRMEGSEVFDGEEPANHVPPVHEYGRDGLGCSVTGGFVYRGEAIPDLAGQYLFSDYCDGTVRALEVENGEVTGESDLGVSGGEVISFVQGGDGELYVLDLGGPIQRLDPAA; encoded by the coding sequence ATGAGAGTGCGTACCATCTCGGCGATCGCCGCCGGGTTCTGCCTCGCCGTCTCCGGCGTCGCCCTGTCCGCGGCCAGCGCGGACCCGCCCGCGAAGGCCGGGCAGGCGGCGGTCGAGCTGACCCCCGTGGCCGAGGCGAAGAACCCGAGCGCCGGCACCGCGGGCCCCGGCGACTCGGTCTGGATCGCCGAACGCGCCGGCACCGTCCGCGTCCTCACCGACTCCGGCCTCGGCGAGCCCGTGCTGGACATCTCGGACGACACGACGACGGACGGCGAGCGCGGCCTGCTCGGCATCGCCTTCGACCCGGAGTTCGCGCACTTCTACGTCTCCTTCACGGACCGGGAGGGCACCAGCACCGTCGACGAGTTCGCCGTCGCCGACGGCGAACCCGACCCGGGCTCGCGGCGCACCGTCCTCACCCAGGAGCAGCCCTACTCCAACCACAACGGCGGCCAGATCGCCTTCGGCCCCGACGGGATGCTGTACATCGCCCTCGGCGACGGCGGCGCCGGCGGCGACCCGCACGACTACGGCCAGAACCTGAACACCCTGCTCGGCAAGCTGCTGCGGATCGACCCGGGCGGCGGCGACCCGTACGCGATCCCCGAGGACAACCCCTTCGTGGACGACGCGGACGCACGGGACGAGATCTGGGCGTACGGGCTGCGCAACCCCTGGCGGTTCTCCTTCGACGCCGAGACCGGCGATCTGTGGATCGGCGACGTCGGGCAGAACCGGGTCGAGGAGATCGACTACGCCCCGGCCGGCAGCCCCGGCGGCGAGAACTACGGCTGGGGCCGGATGGAGGGCTCGGAGGTCTTCGACGGCGAGGAGCCGGCGAACCACGTGCCCCCGGTGCACGAGTACGGCCGCGACGGGCTCGGCTGCTCGGTCACCGGCGGCTTCGTCTACCGCGGCGAGGCGATCCCGGACCTGGCGGGCCAGTACCTGTTCAGCGACTACTGCGACGGCACCGTCCGCGCGCTCGAAGTCGAGAACGGCGAGGTCACCGGCGAGAGCGACCTCGGCGTCAGCGGCGGCGAGGTGATCTCCTTCGTCCAGGGCGGCGACGGGGAGCTGTACGTGCTGGACCTCGGCGGGCCGATCCAGCGGCTGGACCCGGCCGCGTAG
- a CDS encoding carbohydrate ABC transporter permease, with amino-acid sequence MRRRPNFLAGAGSLVWLFLVGLPLYVMISATLKTRSDFAQDGPLAFPGDITFDNYTGAFDTGFGRYFLNTLLVTVCVVGIVLLLVPPLSYAIVRNRGPVTTGVFRLFLLGLAIPLQAVIVPMFYLISEAGLYDNLIGVILPTAAFCLPVSALILSGTMRDISRELFEAMAMDGATPRRVFFQLVLPLSRGGLSTVVVFSALQAWNGFLFPLVLTQSESTKVITLGLYNFKTERGIDAPGLLAAVVLSMIPVLLVYLFARRALVQGLMGVGGK; translated from the coding sequence ATGAGGCGACGCCCCAACTTCCTCGCCGGCGCCGGCTCGCTGGTCTGGCTCTTCCTCGTCGGCCTGCCGCTGTACGTGATGATCTCGGCGACCCTGAAGACCAGGTCGGACTTCGCCCAGGACGGCCCGCTGGCCTTCCCCGGCGACATCACCTTCGACAACTACACCGGCGCCTTCGACACCGGCTTCGGCCGGTACTTCCTCAACACCCTGCTCGTCACCGTCTGCGTCGTCGGCATCGTGCTCCTGCTGGTGCCGCCGCTGTCGTACGCCATCGTGCGCAACCGCGGCCCGGTCACCACCGGCGTCTTCCGGCTCTTCCTGCTCGGCCTGGCGATCCCGCTCCAGGCCGTGATCGTCCCGATGTTCTACCTCATCAGCGAGGCCGGGCTCTACGACAACCTCATCGGCGTCATCCTGCCCACGGCCGCGTTCTGCCTGCCGGTCTCCGCGCTGATCCTCAGCGGCACCATGCGGGACATCTCCCGCGAGCTGTTCGAGGCCATGGCCATGGACGGCGCCACCCCGCGGCGGGTCTTCTTCCAACTGGTCCTCCCGCTCTCCCGGGGAGGTCTCTCCACCGTCGTGGTCTTCTCCGCCCTCCAGGCGTGGAACGGCTTCCTCTTCCCGCTCGTCCTGACCCAGTCCGAGAGCACCAAGGTCATCACGCTCGGCCTCTACAACTTCAAGACCGAGCGCGGCATCGACGCGCCCGGGCTGCTGGCCGCCGTGGTCCTGTCGATGATTCCCGTCCTGCTCGTCTACCTGTTCGCCCGGCGTGCCCTGGTCCAGGGCCTCATGGGCGTCGGAGGAAAGTGA
- a CDS encoding carboxymuconolactone decarboxylase family protein, translating to MSAPRIAPGGRRDVGAATWLLSRAAGRVAGTRPPALFLVLGRHRRLFRGWLRFAGRLMPRGTLPRRETELVILRVAHLCGCAYEFEHHRRLGRRAGLTPADVARVEAGPGADGWTEREGALLAAVDALHHDRDLDDALWRRLRTHLDEQGTIELLLLAGHYEMLATTIAALRLAPDRAR from the coding sequence GTGAGCGCGCCGCGCATCGCCCCCGGCGGGCGCCGCGACGTCGGCGCGGCCACCTGGCTGCTCAGCCGTGCGGCGGGCCGCGTCGCCGGCACCCGGCCGCCCGCGCTCTTCCTCGTCCTCGGCCGGCACCGCCGGCTGTTCCGCGGCTGGCTGCGGTTCGCCGGCCGGCTGATGCCCCGCGGCACGCTGCCGCGCCGGGAGACGGAGCTGGTGATCCTGCGGGTGGCGCATCTGTGCGGCTGCGCGTACGAGTTCGAGCACCACCGCAGGCTCGGCCGCCGGGCCGGGCTGACCCCCGCCGACGTCGCCAGGGTCGAGGCAGGACCCGGGGCGGACGGGTGGACGGAGCGGGAGGGCGCGCTGCTCGCCGCCGTCGACGCGCTGCACCACGACCGGGACCTGGACGACGCCCTCTGGCGGCGGCTGCGCACCCACCTGGACGAGCAGGGGACCATCGAACTGCTGCTGCTCGCCGGGCACTACGAGATGCTCGCCACGACCATCGCCGCGCTGCGGCTGGCGCCGGACCGGGCCCGCTAG
- a CDS encoding extracellular solute-binding protein, with protein sequence MKTRRRLPRIVAGGCALGLALTLAACGDDGGSGSGENEFTVLVYGDATNKVEKKLVEEFNKTSEVKARLDTIPGADYQQKLQTIISTPQAPDVFFHWGGGSIRPFVDADLLLPLDDFIKKDPGLKDNFLPSVFDASVVDGKAYGVPMRGTQPVLLFHNKKVLADAGVEPPETWDDLLAAVAGLKDAGVTPIALGGGDMWPTQMWFQYLYDRIAGPGLFQQALDGDKEAWASDDSRRALGMIRELVDAGAFGDTYDSVKFTNNGSPQLVASGKAGFELMGSWYYSTQQSLDEAFAAEDLGYSAFPAVDGGKGDPANLAGNTNNYYSVMKKAEHPGAIAEFLKLMYSDTFVKDQLSIGNLPTTTNTPDFLDQAASPGYSEYQYDLVEKAPHFQLSWDQAYPQAAATDMHKAVQQFFNGQLDEDGFVSAMQALPTS encoded by the coding sequence ATGAAGACTCGAAGGCGGCTGCCCCGCATAGTCGCCGGCGGCTGCGCGCTGGGGCTCGCGCTGACCCTGGCGGCCTGCGGCGACGACGGCGGATCGGGCTCCGGCGAGAACGAGTTCACCGTGCTCGTCTACGGCGACGCCACCAACAAGGTGGAGAAGAAGCTGGTCGAGGAGTTCAACAAGACGTCCGAGGTCAAGGCCCGCCTGGACACCATCCCGGGCGCCGACTACCAGCAGAAGCTGCAGACGATCATCAGCACCCCGCAGGCCCCCGACGTCTTCTTCCACTGGGGCGGGGGCAGCATCAGGCCGTTCGTCGACGCCGATCTCCTGCTCCCGCTGGACGACTTCATCAAGAAGGACCCGGGCCTGAAGGACAACTTCCTGCCCTCGGTCTTCGACGCCTCGGTGGTGGACGGCAAGGCGTACGGCGTCCCGATGCGCGGCACGCAGCCGGTGCTGCTCTTCCACAACAAGAAGGTGCTGGCCGACGCCGGCGTGGAGCCGCCCGAGACCTGGGACGACCTGCTGGCCGCGGTGGCGGGGCTGAAGGACGCGGGCGTCACCCCGATCGCGCTCGGCGGCGGCGACATGTGGCCCACTCAGATGTGGTTCCAGTACCTCTACGACCGCATCGCGGGGCCCGGGCTGTTCCAGCAGGCGCTGGACGGCGACAAGGAGGCGTGGGCGAGCGACGACAGCCGGCGGGCGCTCGGCATGATCCGCGAACTCGTCGACGCGGGCGCGTTCGGGGACACGTACGACTCGGTGAAGTTCACCAACAACGGCTCGCCGCAGCTCGTCGCCTCCGGCAAGGCCGGCTTCGAGCTGATGGGCTCCTGGTACTACTCCACCCAGCAGAGCCTGGACGAGGCGTTCGCCGCCGAGGACCTCGGCTACAGCGCCTTCCCGGCCGTCGACGGCGGCAAGGGCGACCCGGCGAACCTCGCCGGCAACACCAACAACTACTACTCGGTGATGAAGAAGGCCGAACACCCCGGGGCCATCGCGGAGTTCCTCAAGCTCATGTACTCCGACACGTTCGTGAAGGACCAGTTGTCCATCGGCAACCTGCCGACCACGACCAACACCCCGGACTTCCTCGACCAGGCGGCCAGCCCCGGGTATTCGGAGTACCAGTACGACCTGGTGGAGAAGGCGCCGCACTTCCAGCTCTCCTGGGACCAGGCGTATCCGCAGGCAGCCGCCACCGACATGCACAAGGCCGTCCAGCAGTTCTTCAACGGACAGCTCGACGAGGACGGCTTCGTCTCGGCCATGCAGGCCCTGCCGACCTCCTGA
- a CDS encoding winged helix-turn-helix domain-containing protein — protein sequence MTHSLPAPAAGGEAAGAVRHLRLVREPVRHGERTADGKPLLGYVVLVPPGLDPADLLAEGADAAPLQRAPQSAGPPDAPPGGGPVRIDVERRVAEVDGQPMDLTFLEFELLAHLVAHPRRVHSREALVTTVWGYSHVGDGRTVDVHVARLRRKLGAAHRHRIVTVRRMGYKYEPIEP from the coding sequence ATGACCCACTCACTCCCCGCCCCGGCAGCCGGGGGCGAAGCCGCGGGCGCCGTACGCCATCTGCGCCTGGTGCGCGAGCCCGTGCGGCACGGCGAGCGCACCGCCGACGGCAAGCCGCTCCTCGGCTACGTCGTGCTGGTGCCGCCCGGCCTCGATCCCGCGGACCTGCTGGCCGAGGGCGCCGACGCCGCGCCGCTGCAGCGGGCGCCGCAGAGCGCGGGACCGCCGGACGCGCCGCCCGGCGGCGGGCCCGTACGCATCGACGTGGAGCGGCGGGTGGCCGAGGTGGACGGGCAGCCGATGGACCTGACGTTCCTGGAGTTCGAGTTGCTCGCCCATCTCGTCGCCCACCCGCGGCGGGTGCACTCGCGCGAGGCGCTGGTGACCACCGTCTGGGGCTACAGCCACGTCGGCGACGGCCGCACGGTCGACGTCCACGTCGCGCGGCTGCGCCGCAAGCTCGGCGCGGCGCACCGGCACCGGATCGTGACGGTCCGGCGCATGGGCTACAAGTACGAGCCGATCGAGCCCTGA
- a CDS encoding carbohydrate ABC transporter permease, translated as MTTQMTRVRPAAPPAERRRRRTRTANVADVGRPGFLWAAPATLFFAAFAVVPLIMVAVLSFMSWDGIGDPEFTGLDNWRRVLDDPVMIKSIWLSLLLTGLGVAIQTPLSIVLGVWAAGHQKNRAVLSAVYFLPLLLSATAVAVVWGAMLDPNFGVPAEATWLFGDGNLFGEQASAIGVLAFVSTWQFTPFHTLIYQGAARAVPPVLYQAAEIDGAGRYRQFFHITLPQLRNAMITSMILMVVGGLTTFETVLILTQGGPGTDTTISAYYMYERAFRSFDYGAGAAIALVLVLAATLISLIMVRLSGYDKMRSTTEGL; from the coding sequence ATGACCACACAGATGACGCGCGTCCGCCCCGCCGCCCCGCCCGCCGAGCGGCGGCGGCGCCGGACGCGGACCGCCAACGTGGCCGACGTGGGCCGCCCCGGCTTCCTCTGGGCGGCCCCCGCCACGCTGTTCTTCGCCGCCTTCGCCGTCGTACCGCTGATCATGGTCGCCGTGCTGTCGTTCATGAGCTGGGACGGCATCGGCGACCCGGAGTTCACCGGGCTGGACAACTGGCGGCGGGTCCTGGACGACCCGGTGATGATCAAGAGCATCTGGCTGAGCCTGCTGCTCACCGGTCTCGGCGTGGCGATCCAGACCCCGCTGAGCATCGTGCTCGGCGTCTGGGCGGCCGGGCACCAGAAGAACCGCGCCGTGCTCTCGGCCGTCTACTTCCTCCCGCTGCTGCTGTCCGCCACCGCGGTGGCCGTCGTCTGGGGCGCCATGCTCGACCCGAACTTCGGCGTGCCCGCCGAGGCCACCTGGCTCTTCGGCGACGGCAACCTCTTCGGCGAGCAGGCGTCGGCGATCGGCGTCCTGGCCTTCGTCAGCACCTGGCAGTTCACCCCGTTCCACACGCTGATCTACCAGGGCGCGGCCCGGGCCGTTCCGCCCGTGCTGTACCAGGCGGCGGAGATCGACGGCGCCGGGCGCTACCGGCAGTTCTTCCACATCACGCTGCCGCAACTGCGCAACGCGATGATCACATCGATGATCCTCATGGTCGTCGGCGGGCTCACCACGTTCGAGACCGTCCTGATCCTCACCCAGGGCGGCCCGGGGACCGACACCACCATCAGCGCGTACTACATGTACGAACGGGCCTTCCGGAGCTTCGACTACGGCGCCGGCGCGGCCATCGCGCTCGTCCTGGTGCTGGCGGCGACGCTCATCTCGCTGATCATGGTGCGGCTGTCCGGCTACGACAAGATGCGCAGCACCACGGAGGGCCTGTGA
- a CDS encoding sulfatase family protein produces MSSSPSRRAFGGLLGSAATAAALGTAASPAAAQNSETPFRAAADRTARRPNILFVLADDLGWADLSSYGSPHIRTPHLDRLARQGVRFTQAYSGSATCSPTRFSLYTGRHPGRTEGGLAEPIADRSAGLEPGHPTLASLLRDAGYATALIGKWHCGYLPDYSPTRSGWDSFFGNFGGALEYYSKLGSGGEYDLYEGEVEYRDLRYYTRVLTERAVRHLRTRDRQPWLLNLNFTTPHWPWIADGDEAESAEIVRRIKAGDRRALWHADGGSLEKYREMVEDLDRSVGQVLAALRASGQERDTLVVFASDNGGERWSHQWPLSGEKASLQEGGIRIPQIARWPARLDGGQVSHVPLYSPDWTATLLELGGARPAASHPLDGRSLAGYLLRGEDPPERDLFWRVRGERALRRGDWKYHRGKDGADRLFDLAHDPRERADKASVRPELLARLRTAWERTDAGLLPYPAPAAG; encoded by the coding sequence ATGTCCTCCTCGCCGTCCCGCCGCGCCTTCGGCGGACTGCTGGGCTCCGCCGCGACCGCGGCCGCCCTCGGCACCGCCGCCTCGCCCGCCGCCGCCCAGAACTCGGAAACCCCCTTCCGCGCCGCCGCCGACCGCACGGCGCGGCGGCCCAACATCCTCTTCGTCCTCGCCGACGACCTCGGCTGGGCCGACCTCTCCAGCTACGGCTCGCCGCACATCCGCACCCCGCACCTGGACCGGCTCGCCCGCCAGGGCGTGCGGTTCACCCAGGCGTACTCGGGCTCCGCGACCTGCTCCCCGACCCGCTTCTCGCTCTACACGGGCCGGCACCCCGGCCGTACGGAAGGCGGGCTCGCCGAGCCGATCGCCGACAGGTCGGCGGGCCTGGAGCCCGGGCACCCGACGCTGGCGTCGCTGCTGCGCGACGCGGGGTACGCCACGGCGCTCATCGGCAAGTGGCACTGCGGCTACCTGCCGGACTACAGCCCCACGCGCTCCGGCTGGGACAGCTTCTTCGGCAACTTCGGCGGCGCCCTGGAGTACTACTCCAAGCTCGGCTCCGGCGGCGAGTACGACCTGTACGAGGGCGAGGTCGAGTACCGCGACCTGCGCTACTACACCAGGGTGCTCACCGAGCGCGCGGTCCGGCACCTGCGCACCCGCGACCGGCAGCCCTGGCTGCTCAACCTCAACTTCACGACCCCGCACTGGCCCTGGATCGCCGACGGCGACGAGGCGGAGAGCGCCGAGATCGTCCGCCGCATCAAGGCCGGCGACCGCCGCGCCCTGTGGCACGCGGACGGCGGCTCGCTGGAGAAGTACCGCGAGATGGTCGAGGACCTCGACCGCTCCGTCGGCCAGGTGCTCGCCGCGCTGCGCGCGAGCGGCCAGGAGCGGGACACCCTGGTCGTCTTCGCCAGCGACAACGGCGGCGAGCGCTGGTCCCACCAGTGGCCGCTGTCCGGCGAGAAGGCGTCGCTGCAGGAGGGCGGGATACGCATACCGCAGATCGCCCGCTGGCCCGCGCGCCTCGACGGCGGCCAGGTCAGCCACGTACCCCTGTACTCCCCCGACTGGACCGCCACGCTGCTGGAGCTGGGCGGCGCCCGCCCGGCCGCCTCCCACCCGCTGGACGGCCGCAGCCTCGCCGGCTACCTGCTGCGCGGCGAGGACCCGCCGGAGCGGGACCTGTTCTGGCGGGTGCGCGGCGAGCGGGCGCTGCGCCGCGGCGACTGGAAGTACCACCGCGGCAAGGACGGCGCGGACCGCCTCTTCGACCTCGCCCACGACCCGCGCGAGCGGGCCGACAAGGCGTCCGTACGACCCGAGTTGCTGGCCCGGCTGCGCACCGCGTGGGAGAGGACCGACGCCGGTCTGCTGCCGTACCCCGCGCCGGCCGCCGGCTGA
- a CDS encoding SDR family oxidoreductase, translating to MKRPGLSDLTGRRIFVTGAAGGIGRATAALAADRGAELFLTDLDGDRLDATAVRIRARGGTVRYAGAADIADLDAVRAVADDVHTAADGPMDVVMNIAGISAWGTVEHLEHRHWRAMVEVNLMGPVHVIEAFVPPMIAGGRGGHLVNVSSAAGLLGLPWHAAYSAGKFGLRGVSEVLRFDLRRHGIGVSLVCPGAVDTPLTETVEIVGVDKESKAFKRLQAGFRRQAESPEAVAGMILKGVARNRYLVHTSGRVRAAHGLQRAAPPLYALAMRAMNSATHRLLRRAVLAPPEPTAPVSDAVPRKDGGAR from the coding sequence ATGAAGCGACCGGGGCTCAGTGACCTGACGGGACGGCGGATCTTCGTCACCGGGGCGGCGGGCGGCATCGGCCGCGCCACCGCCGCGCTGGCCGCGGACCGCGGCGCGGAGCTGTTCCTCACCGACCTGGACGGGGACCGCCTCGACGCCACCGCCGTGCGGATACGCGCCCGGGGCGGGACCGTGCGCTACGCGGGCGCCGCCGACATCGCCGACCTCGACGCCGTACGGGCCGTGGCCGACGACGTGCACACCGCGGCGGACGGGCCGATGGACGTGGTGATGAACATCGCCGGGATCTCGGCGTGGGGCACGGTGGAACATCTGGAGCACCGGCACTGGCGCGCCATGGTCGAGGTCAATCTGATGGGCCCGGTGCACGTCATCGAGGCGTTCGTGCCGCCGATGATCGCGGGCGGCCGCGGCGGGCACCTGGTCAACGTCTCCTCCGCGGCGGGCCTGCTCGGCCTGCCGTGGCACGCGGCGTACAGCGCGGGCAAGTTCGGGCTGCGCGGCGTCTCCGAGGTGCTCCGCTTCGACCTGCGCCGGCACGGCATCGGCGTCAGCCTGGTCTGCCCGGGCGCGGTGGACACGCCGCTGACCGAGACCGTGGAGATCGTCGGCGTGGACAAGGAGAGCAAGGCGTTCAAGCGGCTCCAGGCGGGTTTCCGCAGGCAGGCGGAGTCGCCGGAGGCGGTCGCCGGGATGATCCTCAAGGGCGTGGCACGCAACCGCTACCTGGTGCACACCTCCGGGCGGGTACGGGCCGCGCACGGGCTGCAGCGCGCGGCGCCGCCGCTGTACGCGCTGGCGATGCGGGCGATGAACTCCGCCACCCACCGGCTGCTGCGCCGCGCGGTCCTCGCCCCGCCCGAACCGACGGCGCCCGTAAGCGACGCGGTGCCGCGGAAGGACGGGGGCGCGCGGTGA